In Zingiber officinale cultivar Zhangliang chromosome 6A, Zo_v1.1, whole genome shotgun sequence, a single genomic region encodes these proteins:
- the LOC121997856 gene encoding bZIP transcription factor 11-like, whose amino-acid sequence MTVTWMGCGSATSSGSTSRKLTPGSTSEEEEHRALIAQRKLRRMLSNRESARRSRLRKQKHMQDLTAQVGRLRKENGQILVALDATAQLYAGVEAENTVLRAQAEELSARLTSLNEIAYCYLVEMEGGSSMVANEVGIHGGCYCPAIL is encoded by the coding sequence ATGACTGTAACTTGGATGGGTTGTGGAAGTGCAACTTCGTCGGGGTCGACGAGCCGAAAGCTGACCCCCGGTTCGACGTCGGAGGAGGAGGAGCACCGGGCGTTGATCGCGCAGAGGAAGCTCCGACGGATGCTGTCGAACCGGGAGTCGGCGCGGCGGTCGCGCTTGCGGAAGCAGAAGCACATGCAGGACCTGACGGCGCAGGTGGGGCGTCTGAGGAAGGAGAACGGCCAGATCCTGGTGGCTCTCGACGCCACCGCGCAGCTCTACGCCGGCGTCGAGGCTGAGAACACCGTGCTCAGGGCGCAGGCCGAGGAGCTAAGTGCCAGACTCACGTCCCTCAACGAGATCGCCTACTGCTACTTGGTAGAAATGGAAGGGGGAAGCTCGATGGTAGCCAACGAGGTGGGCATTCATGGCGGCTGTTACTGCCCTGCCATCCTGTAA
- the LOC121997853 gene encoding ribose-phosphate pyrophosphokinase 3, chloroplastic-like isoform X2, giving the protein MTFEDGFPNLFISYARGIRGQHVAFLASFSSPAVIFEQLSVIYALPRLFISSFTLVLPFFPTGSYERMEDEGDVATAFTLARILSNIPISRGGPTSLVIFDIHALQERFYFGDSVLPCFESGVPLLMNRLQQLPDSDNISIAFPDDGAWKRFHKLLHHFPMIICNKVREGDQRIVQLKEGDPQGRHVVIVDDLVQSGGTLIECQKVLAAHGADRISAYVTHGIFPNRSWERFKHDNGAGPNNGFNYFWITDSCPLTVREVKNRAPFEILSLSVQIASALQI; this is encoded by the exons GACATTTGAGGATGGTTTCCCTAACCTATTCATCTCATATGCTCGAGGCATTCGTGGGCAACATGTAGCTTTTTTGGCATCGTTCAGTTCTCCGGCTGTAATTTTTGAGCAGCTGTCTGTGATCTATGCATTGCCAAGGTTGTTTATCTCCTCATTTACACTTGTTCTTCCTTTTTTCCCAACTGGATCTTATGAACGGATGGAAGATGAAGGGGATGTTGCAACAGCTTTCACACTTGCTCGAATTTTGTCAAACATACCTATCTCAAGAGGTGGACCGACTAGTTTAGTCATTTTTGACATTCATGCTTTGCAG GAGAGATTCTACTTTGGAGATTCTGTCCTCCCATGTTTTGAGAGTGGGGTACCTTTGCTAATGAATAGACTTCAACAGCTACCAGATTCTGACAAT ATATCTATTGCTTTTCCAGATGACGGTGCATGGAAGCGATTTCATAAACTACTTCATCATTTTCCAATG ATTATTTGCAACAAAGTCAGGGAAGGTGATCAACGTATTGTACAATTAAAAGAGGGAGATCCTCAAGGCCGACATGTTGTGATTGTCGATGACTTAGTTCAATCTGGTGGCACATTGATTGAATGCCAG AAAGTATTGGCAGCTCATGGGGCAGACAGAATCAGTGCGTACGTGACCCATGGAATCTTTCCCAACAGGTCATGGGAGCGATTTAAACATGACAATGGAG ccggcccaaacAATGGCTTTAACTACTTTTGGATTACTGACTCCTGCCCACTTACTGTAAGAGAAGTAAAGAACAGAGCTCCCTTTGAAATTCTTAGCCTTTCTGTTCAAATTGCTTCTGCTCTTCAAATATAG
- the LOC121997855 gene encoding uncharacterized protein LOC121997855, protein MGANCCAAAKNTSLQGTNLNQSPPWSFRWDNRTHVEDLAANHSQHSHRRKGNSDSKLAAAAETDGLSDKGSSSSPCPSTASQTQQLHRSPINIRVSWKYRDDVGEVTSSDRKETRSFGNDKKTSISSRMRQSIPASPDRQECKICNDLVTKKSSWSFQREAPAKGPCVVAVLFCGHVYHAECLEKLTPETDAYDPPCPVCIHGKHFNSRLVGNAKSGASGKISRIVVVDNNGVDGDMISEYQRSAGKVRRIGMNSSKKKMAFRKHFMGHLSLKRKFQNVNPPGKETSD, encoded by the exons ATGGGGGCAAATTGTTGCGCTGCTGCCAAGAACACTTCCTTGCAAGGCACGAACCTAAATCAATCGCCGCCTTGGAGCTTTCGGTGGGATAATAGAACACACGTAGAAGATCTCGCAGCAAACCATTCTCAGCATTCTcatagaaggaaaggaaacagTGACAGTAAACTTGCAGCAGCTGCTGAAACCGATGGGCTTTCTGATAAAGGTAGTAGTAGTAGTCCATGTCCATCAACAGCATCTCAGACACAACAATTGCACAGGTCGCCGATAAATATCAGAGTTTCTTGGAAATATAGAGACGATGTTGGCG AGGTCACTTCATCTGATCGGAAAGAGACACGGTCATTTGGCAATGATAAGAAAACCTCAATCAGCAGCAGAATGAGACAGTCAATCCCTGCCTCCCCTGACCGTCAGGAATGCAAAATTTGCAATGATCTCGTAACGAAGAAATCGTCATGGAGTTTCCAGAGAGAAGCTCCGGCCAAAGGCCCCTGTGTGGTTGCGGTTCTGTTCTGTGGGCATGTGTACCATGCTGAATGTTTGGAGAAACTCACGCCCGAAACAGATGCGTACGACCCACCCTGCCCTGTCTGCATTCATGGGAAACATTTCAACTCCAGACTAGTTGGAAATGCTAAATCAGGAGCAAGCGGCAAGATATCCAGGATAGTTGTGGTGGACAACAATGGCGTGGATGGAGATATGATATCGGAGTATCAGCGGAGTGCTGGTAAAGTGAGAAGAATAGGCATGAactcaagcaagaagaagatggCCTTCCGCAAGCACTTTATGGGACACCTCTCGTTAAAGCGTAAGTTTCAGAATGTGAATCCACCAGGAAAAGAGACTTCTGATTGA
- the LOC121997854 gene encoding mechanosensitive ion channel protein 10-like translates to MDSRKETVEKKQVEVVLLIAGEESAEAADSSGGAAREPKVESFDDFSKDPTARTPKSPLRVGNPSFEITKSSPSPGKPPRPPQTEALIRRRSICKPKSRLVEQPPPPVSVPADAPCPLPFERVPASPNPKLTPKTPSHVWDEEEEEDEAIFQRPQFSDGVAPQRKWKIRVLIEWSILILAMGFLVASLTVSKLENTEIYGLRIWEWCLMVIIIFCGRLVTYWLMIIVVFMIERNFLLRKKVLYFVYGLKNSVRVCIWLGLVLITWILLFNHRIPRSPKTTKAKVLKYVTLTLASLLTGSVLWLVKTLLVKILASSFHMNTFFDRIQESIFHQYVLQMLSGPPLMELAEKVGRVKSTSQLSFRSSVKGKGKGKGKGKEGEDLGVIDVGKLHNMRHDKVSAWTMTGLINVISSSGLSTISNTIENFDEEGSELRDQEITNEWDAKAAAFQIFKNVAKPGYKYIEEEDLLRFLSKEEVTYVLPLFEGAVETRNIKKSALRNWVVKAYLDRKSLALSLNDTKTAVKQLHKLASVVVAIVIIIVTLLLLGFATTKVLVFISSQLLLVVFVFGNSCKTVFESIIFVFIMHPFDVGDRCVVDGVQMVVEEMNILTTTFLRYDNEKIFYPNAVLLTKPISNFYRSPDMNDTIEFAVDVSTSIESIGGLKFKLKLYIDSKPNHWHPNHSIVVKDIVNVNKMNMALNVRHTMNFQNIAEKNNRRSDLILELKEIFEELGIRYLLLPQEVQVSYIGSTSLPVAIRQGM, encoded by the exons ATGGATTCACGGAAGGAGACAGTGGAGAAGAAGCAAGTGGAAGTGGTTTTGTTGATCGCGGGAGAGGAGTCAGCGGAGGCTGCAGATTCTTCTGGGGGAGCCGCTAGAGAACCGAAGGTGGAGTCTTTTGACGATTTCTCTAAGGATCCGACCGCTCGTACGCCCAAATCCCCCCTTCGAGTTGGAAACCCTTCTTTTGAGATCACGAAATCTTCTCCTAGTCCCGGGAAGCCCCCTAGGCCTCCCCAAACCGAGGCCCTTATCCGCCGTCGTTCCATCTGCAAGCCCAAGTCACGACTCGTCGAGCAGCCTCCACCTCCTGTATCCGTCCCAGCCGATGCTCCCTGCCCGCTGCCCTTTGAGCGAGTGCCAGCCTCGCCGAATCCCAAGCTCACGCCGAAGACCCCTTCGCATGTTTGggatgaagaggaggaagaggatgagGCAATTTTCCAAAGACCGCAGTTTTCTGATGGAGTGGCACCTCAAAGGAAGTGGAAAATTAGGGTTTTGATCGAGTGGTCGATCCTCATCCTCGCAATGGGATTCCTGGTAGCGAGCTTGACGGTTAGCAAGTTGGAAAACACTGAGATTTACGGACTGCGCATCTGGGAATGGTGCCTAATGGTTATAATAATCTTCTGTGGCAGGTTGGTGACATATTGGCTCATGATCATTGTCGTCTTCATGATAGAAAGGAACTTCCTTTTGAGAAAAAAAGTATTGTACTTTGTGTATGGATTGAAAAATAGTGTCCGGGTTTGCATCTGGTTGGGTCTGGTTCTAATCACTTGGATTTTGTTATTTAACCATAGAATTCCAAGATCACCCAAGACCACGAAAGCTAAAGTCCTTAAATACGTGACTCTTACGCTTGCTTCATTGCTGACTGGGTCAGTGCTATGGCTGGTGAAGACCCTTTTGGTGAAGATCCTTGCTTCTTCCTTTCACATGAACACTTTTTTTGATAGAATCCAGGAGTCCATTTTTCACCAGTATGTACTTCAAATGCTTTCTGGGCCACCACTAATGGAGTTGGCAGAGAAGGTAGGGCGTGTTAAGAGTACCTCACAATTGAGTTTTAGGAGCAgtgtaaaaggaaaaggaaaaggaaaaggaaaaggcaAAGAAGGGGAGGATCTAGGCGTGATTGATGTAGGAAAGCTTCATAACATGAGACATGACAAAGTGTCAGCTTGGACAATGACGGGATTGATCAATGTAATCAGTAGCTCAGGGCTTTCAACAATTTCCAATACTATTGAGAATTTTGATGAGGAAGGAAGTGAGCTAAGAGATCAGGAGATAACCAATGAATGGGATGCAAAAGCTGCagcttttcaaatttttaaaaatgttgcaAAGCCTGGCTACAA GTACATCGAGGAGGAAGATCTATTGAGATTTTTGAGCAAGGAGGAAGTGACTTATGTGCTTCCATTATTTGAAGGAGCAGTAGAGACACGGAATATTAAAAAGTCAGCATTAAGGAACTGGGTG GTAAAGGCATATCTTGATCGCAAATCACTTGCTCTTTCTTTAAATGACACAAAAACAGCAGTAAAACAGTTGCACAAGCTTGCAAGTGTTGTAGTCGCGATTGTGATCATAATTGTCACTCTTCTTTTGTTGGGATTTGCAACCACAAAAGTCCTTGTGTTTATCTCATCTCAGCTGTTACTGGTAGTTTTTGTGTTTGGAAATTCCTGCAAGACAGTCTTTGAATCAATCATATTTGTGTTCATAATGCATCCTTTCGACGTTGGTGACCGCTGTGTTGTTGACGGCGTGCAG ATGGTTGTGGAAGAAATGAATATACTGACAACTACATTTCTGAGATACGATAATGAGAAGATATTCTATCCAAATGCAGTGCTATTGACCAAACCCATCAGTAACTTTTACCGAAGCCCTGATATGAATGACACCATTGAGTTTGCAGTTGACGTTTCAACTTCAATTGAAAGCATTGGAGGGTTAAAGTTTAAACTAAAACT GTACATTGATAGCAAACCAAATCATTGGCATCCTAATCACAGCATAGTGGTGAAGGACATTGTGAACGTTAATAAGATGAACATGGCTCTTAATGTTCGCCACACGATGAATTTCCAAAACATTGCGGAGAAGAACAATCGGAGATCTGATCTTATTCTTGAGCTGAAGGAAATATTCGAAGAATTGGGCATTCGGTATCTGTTGCTGCCTCAGGAAGTTCAAGTTAGCTATATTGGTTCAACTTCACTGCCTGTAGCCATTCGACAAGGCATGTAA